The following proteins come from a genomic window of Pirellula staleyi DSM 6068:
- a CDS encoding Ig-like domain-containing protein, whose amino-acid sequence MPQQNRRTVRTDRQKQSARQRCAKVQARKFLFENLEQRTVLASSITGAVYLDANNDGVRGASEVGVPGVQITLTGTDSSNNSVTRTTLTSNTGSWSFEGLATGTYTVSERQPTAMLDGKDASAFSGSVVGSDTISSIVLGADQAASGLNFGERGILPQYIGPQWQFASSGSQEALFRETIAQAEALAGNTDLAAQIRAGSGTSTNVAPVGTSDTYSTTPGTAITITAANGVLANDTDANGNTLTASLVGNVTNGTLTLNANGSFTYTPNANFSGTDTFTYRASDGSLTSGVTTVTITVAATNTAPVATADSYNATEDTPLTVAAASGVLANDTDAQNNTLTASVVAGPTSGTLTLNANGSFTYTPNANFSGIDTFTYRASDGSLNSANTTVTITVAPVNDPPVAGNDSYSTTTDTALTVPVATGILANDTDVENSTLTATVVAQPASGTLTLNANGSFTYTPNTGFTGTDTFTYRANDAAADSGVATVTITVAAPNAAPVAVADNYNATEDTALTINAAAGVLANDTDSDSDPLTATIVAQPTSGTLTLNADGSFTYTPSANFNGTDTFTYRASDGTVNSPVATVTITVAAVNDPPVASNDNYSTAEDTPLTIAAPGVLGNDTDVDGNTLTAIVVTQPTSGTLTLNANGSYTYTPTSGFNGTDTFTYKANDGTADSNTATVTIVVGTANQTPVAVADSYNATEDTTLTVNVASGVLANDTDGNNDTLMAAVVTGPTSGTLTLNANGSFSYTPNANFSGTDTFTYTASDGQATSSAVVVTITVAAVNDAPVATEDSYTTAEDTALTIAVPGVLTNDTDVEGTSLTVVVVDQPVHGTLTLNPNGSFTYMPFLNFSGTDTFTYRASDATSESNLATVTITVTAENDPPVATNDTYTVDEDAALTVNAASGVLDNDTDAEDSTLTAAVVDQPTNGTLTLISDGSFTYTPDANFSGTDSFTYRANDGTAESNLATVTITVAPVNDAPLATNDAYATGVDEQLVIALPGVLANDTDADGNSLTAAVVDNPTSGTLTLNSDGSFTYTPGSGFQGTDTFTYRASDGTTTSNLATVTITVNSAPVAVNDLYSTDEDTPLAITLPGVLGNDTDADSDTLTAVVVTQPTSGTLALNADGSFTYTPNANFSGTDSFTYRANDGFENSNIATVTITVNSVNDAPVATADSYSTPTDTALVVSGAGVLANDTDTDGDDLTAVVVDQPTSGSLAFNADGTFTYTPSSGFQGTDSFTYQASDGLANSNVVTVTITVNNAPVAVADSYTTDEDTPLTVAIEGVLENDTDADADTLTAAVVDQPAHGSLTLNSNGTFTYTPETNFSGTDTFTYRASDGINDSILATVTITVTAVNDVAIGTNKTYDATQDVPLAINAASGLLTGATDAENDTLSAVLVGTPIGGTVDLNSDGSFTFTPNAGFSGAASFTFVINDGTADSATYTASIDVIPTAVNTAPVAVADSYTLDEDTPLVVDALAGLLANDSDAESDSLTIEVVDSPASGTLNLSGDGSFTYTPAPNVNGTVTFTYKLSDGTADSATVTVTLNITPANDPPVAVSQSYATAENTALTISAPGLLTGGSDVDGSDVLSAVKLTDPASGTVTVNADGSFVYTPSSGFAGTDSFTFALSDGTTNSAPATVTIEVGGEGEPWMGSLIDQIFGENEDWMA is encoded by the coding sequence ATGCCCCAGCAGAATCGTCGAACTGTTCGCACCGATCGCCAGAAGCAGAGTGCACGTCAGCGTTGCGCAAAGGTGCAGGCTCGAAAATTTTTGTTCGAGAACCTGGAACAGCGCACCGTGCTGGCTAGTTCGATTACTGGGGCTGTTTACCTAGACGCCAACAACGATGGTGTGCGGGGAGCGAGCGAAGTGGGGGTTCCCGGGGTGCAAATCACCCTGACTGGCACCGACAGCAGCAATAACAGTGTGACGCGAACGACGCTTACCTCTAACACTGGGTCATGGTCGTTTGAAGGTTTGGCAACTGGCACTTATACCGTCAGCGAGCGTCAGCCAACGGCGATGCTGGATGGCAAAGATGCATCGGCTTTCAGTGGCAGCGTGGTGGGAAGCGATACGATCTCGAGCATTGTGCTGGGGGCCGATCAAGCCGCGTCGGGGCTGAACTTTGGCGAGCGTGGCATTCTGCCGCAATACATTGGTCCGCAGTGGCAGTTTGCTTCGTCGGGTTCGCAAGAGGCCTTGTTCCGCGAGACGATTGCACAAGCGGAGGCTCTCGCTGGAAATACAGATCTAGCGGCTCAGATTCGCGCAGGAAGTGGCACGAGCACCAACGTTGCGCCGGTCGGCACGAGCGACACCTACAGCACGACTCCTGGCACCGCTATCACAATTACAGCAGCCAATGGTGTGCTGGCCAACGACACCGATGCCAATGGCAACACGCTCACTGCTTCGCTGGTGGGGAACGTGACCAACGGCACACTGACGCTCAACGCCAATGGTTCCTTCACCTACACGCCGAACGCCAATTTCAGCGGCACCGATACTTTTACTTATCGCGCCAGCGATGGTTCGCTCACATCCGGCGTAACGACGGTCACCATCACCGTCGCTGCCACCAACACTGCGCCGGTGGCGACAGCCGATTCGTACAACGCCACCGAAGATACTCCGCTGACCGTGGCCGCCGCTTCCGGGGTGCTGGCCAACGACACCGACGCGCAGAACAACACCCTCACGGCGAGCGTTGTCGCTGGTCCTACGAGTGGCACGCTGACCCTGAACGCCAACGGTTCGTTCACCTACACGCCGAACGCCAATTTCAGCGGCATCGATACGTTTACCTATCGGGCGAGCGATGGAAGTTTGAATTCAGCCAACACGACTGTCACCATCACCGTCGCGCCGGTCAACGATCCACCGGTGGCGGGGAATGATTCGTACAGCACCACCACCGACACAGCACTCACGGTCCCGGTGGCGACCGGCATTCTTGCCAACGATACCGATGTCGAGAACAGCACGCTCACAGCCACCGTGGTTGCGCAGCCAGCCAGCGGCACTCTGACACTCAATGCCAACGGCTCGTTCACCTACACACCCAATACAGGGTTCACTGGCACCGATACGTTTACCTATCGGGCCAATGATGCAGCCGCCGACTCGGGTGTTGCCACCGTTACTATCACGGTGGCTGCGCCCAATGCAGCCCCGGTCGCCGTCGCCGACAATTACAACGCCACCGAAGACACCGCGCTCACCATCAATGCAGCTGCAGGGGTGCTGGCAAACGATACCGACAGCGATAGCGATCCGCTCACCGCTACGATCGTCGCGCAGCCCACGAGTGGCACCTTGACCTTGAATGCCGATGGGTCGTTCACCTATACCCCCAGCGCGAACTTCAACGGCACCGACACGTTCACCTATCGCGCCAGCGATGGGACGGTAAACTCGCCAGTCGCCACCGTCACGATCACCGTGGCGGCTGTCAACGATCCCCCTGTGGCGAGTAACGATAACTACTCGACCGCCGAGGATACGCCCCTCACCATCGCCGCGCCTGGCGTCCTCGGAAACGATACCGATGTCGATGGCAACACGCTCACCGCTATCGTCGTGACTCAGCCCACGAGTGGCACACTCACGCTCAATGCCAACGGCTCCTACACGTATACCCCCACCTCTGGCTTCAACGGTACCGATACGTTTACGTACAAAGCCAACGATGGGACTGCCGACTCAAACACTGCCACGGTAACAATTGTCGTCGGCACAGCGAATCAAACACCGGTCGCCGTCGCCGATAGCTACAACGCCACCGAAGACACCACGCTGACCGTGAATGTGGCAAGTGGTGTTCTGGCCAACGATACCGATGGCAACAACGACACGCTGATGGCGGCAGTTGTGACAGGCCCCACCAGCGGAACGTTAACGCTCAATGCGAATGGATCGTTCTCCTACACACCAAACGCCAACTTCAGCGGCACGGATACCTTCACCTACACAGCGAGCGATGGTCAGGCGACATCGAGTGCTGTTGTCGTCACGATCACCGTAGCGGCTGTCAACGACGCGCCAGTGGCGACCGAAGATTCCTATACCACCGCGGAAGATACTGCGCTCACCATTGCCGTCCCGGGTGTGCTGACCAACGATACCGATGTCGAAGGGACTTCGCTCACCGTGGTGGTGGTCGATCAGCCGGTGCACGGCACACTCACTCTCAATCCCAACGGCTCGTTTACTTACATGCCGTTCCTGAACTTCTCGGGAACCGACACCTTCACATACCGCGCTAGCGATGCGACAAGTGAGTCGAACCTAGCGACCGTCACGATCACCGTGACCGCTGAAAACGATCCCCCTGTCGCCACCAACGACACCTACACCGTCGATGAAGATGCAGCGCTCACCGTCAACGCTGCGTCGGGAGTTTTGGATAACGACACCGATGCCGAGGACAGCACGCTCACCGCTGCTGTGGTTGATCAGCCGACAAACGGCACGCTGACGCTGATTAGCGACGGTTCGTTCACCTACACTCCCGATGCGAATTTCAGCGGCACTGATTCGTTCACCTATCGCGCCAATGACGGAACGGCCGAGTCGAATCTGGCCACTGTTACCATCACAGTCGCGCCGGTGAACGACGCACCGCTGGCCACCAACGATGCCTATGCCACCGGCGTCGACGAACAACTAGTAATCGCGCTCCCGGGCGTGCTAGCCAACGATACCGACGCCGATGGCAACAGCCTCACCGCTGCGGTGGTCGACAACCCCACTTCGGGCACACTCACGCTCAACAGCGACGGCTCGTTCACCTATACACCTGGCAGCGGCTTTCAAGGGACCGACACGTTCACCTATCGCGCCAGCGATGGAACTACCACTTCGAACCTTGCCACAGTCACGATCACGGTGAATTCTGCGCCGGTGGCTGTCAACGATCTCTATTCAACCGACGAAGATACGCCACTTGCGATCACACTCCCGGGCGTTTTAGGCAATGACACGGACGCCGATAGCGACACGCTCACCGCAGTGGTCGTAACTCAGCCGACCAGCGGCACACTCGCGCTCAACGCCGATGGCTCGTTCACCTACACGCCGAACGCCAACTTCAGCGGCACCGATAGCTTTACCTATCGCGCTAATGATGGCTTCGAAAACTCGAACATCGCTACCGTCACCATCACGGTGAATTCGGTGAACGATGCTCCCGTCGCCACCGCCGACTCCTACAGCACACCCACCGACACCGCACTGGTTGTTAGTGGGGCAGGGGTGCTCGCCAACGATACTGATACCGACGGCGACGATCTCACCGCTGTCGTCGTCGATCAGCCAACCAGTGGGTCGCTCGCGTTCAACGCCGATGGGACCTTCACTTACACACCCAGCAGTGGTTTCCAGGGAACCGACAGCTTCACCTATCAGGCGAGCGACGGTCTGGCGAATTCGAACGTTGTGACCGTAACGATCACCGTCAATAACGCCCCGGTGGCAGTCGCTGATAGTTATACGACCGACGAAGATACCCCGCTTACAGTCGCCATCGAGGGAGTCCTTGAAAACGATACAGATGCAGATGCCGACACACTCACCGCCGCCGTGGTCGACCAGCCTGCGCACGGCTCTCTCACGCTCAATAGCAATGGCACTTTCACCTACACACCCGAGACCAATTTCAGCGGCACCGATACCTTCACCTATCGCGCAAGCGATGGGATCAACGATTCGATTCTTGCTACGGTCACCATCACGGTGACGGCGGTCAACGATGTCGCGATCGGTACGAATAAGACCTACGATGCGACGCAAGATGTCCCCCTCGCGATCAACGCCGCAAGCGGCCTGCTCACCGGCGCAACCGACGCCGAGAACGATACCCTAAGCGCAGTTCTCGTTGGCACTCCCATCGGAGGAACGGTCGATCTCAATTCCGATGGCTCCTTCACCTTCACCCCCAATGCTGGGTTCTCGGGGGCCGCGAGCTTCACTTTCGTCATCAACGATGGCACCGCTGATTCAGCCACCTACACTGCCTCCATCGACGTGATCCCGACCGCTGTCAACACGGCTCCGGTTGCAGTGGCCGACAGCTACACGCTCGATGAAGATACACCTCTGGTCGTGGATGCACTCGCCGGACTTTTGGCTAACGATAGCGATGCCGAGAGCGACTCTCTTACCATCGAAGTGGTCGATTCTCCTGCGAGCGGCACACTCAACCTGTCGGGGGATGGCTCGTTCACCTATACCCCCGCTCCCAACGTCAACGGCACTGTGACGTTCACGTACAAGCTCAGCGATGGAACCGCCGACTCGGCCACGGTGACAGTCACGCTCAACATCACACCGGCAAACGACCCGCCCGTGGCGGTGAGTCAGTCGTACGCTACAGCCGAGAACACAGCACTTACCATCAGTGCTCCGGGATTACTGACCGGCGGTTCAGACGTCGACGGGAGCGACGTACTCTCGGCTGTGAAACTGACCGATCCTGCTAGCGGCACGGTGACGGTCAATGCCGATGGGTCGTTTGTCTACACACCAAGCAGTGGATTTGCCGGAACCGACTCGTTCACCTTCGCCCTAAGCGACGGCACCACGAACTCGGCTCCCGCCACCGTCACCATTGAAGTAGGTGGGGAAGGGGAGCCCTGGATGGGGTCGCTCATCGACCAAATCTTCGGCGAAAACGAAGACTGGATGGCGTAG
- a CDS encoding lipoprotein produces MKLNLHRYLLIASTLLILSGCGQKSDSNQPNGIKDAIDARPNEELRDAAEDAGDAVKEAGQDMKEAIQGS; encoded by the coding sequence ATGAAACTGAATTTGCATCGCTACCTGCTTATCGCCAGCACGCTTCTCATCCTGTCGGGCTGTGGGCAGAAGTCAGACTCCAACCAGCCCAACGGAATCAAGGATGCGATTGATGCCCGCCCCAACGAAGAACTTCGTGATGCCGCCGAAGACGCTGGCGATGCTGTCAAAGAGGCAGGCCAAGACATGAAAGAAGCCATCCAAGGTTCGTGA
- a CDS encoding mechanosensitive ion channel codes for MLTVTLVFGACGPLSTTLVAQSPERAADTPSRVSAHEKEDLAPATAKVDIKPVARDEEIGKRLQSVLDATGWFIEPRIEVREGVVFLNGGAETDELKKWAGDLARNTQDVVAVANRMEVLEPSVWDFSPASSGLLVLWRDVIRSLPFFFFGLLILALFAIAGVLATRAARSFLLARVRANLLRNVMARSVGVLVLLLGVYIILRVSGLTQLALTVVGGTGLVGLAVGIAFRDITENFLASIFLSMQRPFETGDLVEVTGVTGYVQQLNVRTTILMTLDGNLVQIPNSTVYKSNLRNFTTNVNRREDFGVGIGYDDSINEAQEIARKVLADHPAVLNDPEPSVLVESLEPVIDFVCRFLRGVW; via the coding sequence ATGTTAACCGTGACGCTGGTCTTCGGCGCTTGCGGCCCACTTTCGACGACTCTCGTGGCACAGTCGCCGGAGCGCGCGGCCGACACTCCATCGAGAGTCTCGGCTCATGAGAAAGAAGACCTCGCCCCGGCAACTGCGAAGGTGGACATCAAGCCCGTCGCTCGCGATGAAGAAATTGGCAAGCGACTTCAGAGTGTGCTCGATGCCACCGGGTGGTTTATCGAACCTCGAATTGAGGTTCGCGAAGGGGTCGTCTTTCTGAATGGTGGGGCCGAGACCGATGAACTCAAAAAATGGGCTGGCGATTTGGCACGGAACACTCAGGATGTGGTCGCCGTGGCAAATCGGATGGAAGTGCTAGAACCATCAGTGTGGGATTTCAGTCCTGCCTCGAGTGGATTGCTTGTCCTGTGGCGCGATGTCATTCGCTCGCTCCCCTTTTTCTTCTTTGGACTACTTATTCTGGCGCTCTTTGCCATCGCTGGAGTGCTGGCTACCCGCGCTGCGCGGAGTTTTCTTCTCGCAAGAGTCCGGGCCAATTTGCTGCGAAATGTGATGGCCCGATCCGTGGGTGTGTTGGTTTTGCTCTTGGGCGTCTACATCATTCTGCGAGTCTCCGGCTTGACCCAACTAGCACTGACGGTGGTGGGAGGTACGGGACTGGTCGGTTTGGCCGTTGGAATTGCCTTTCGTGACATTACCGAGAATTTTCTGGCCAGCATCTTCCTCAGCATGCAGCGTCCGTTCGAGACAGGTGACTTGGTCGAGGTGACGGGAGTCACCGGTTATGTGCAGCAACTGAATGTGCGAACCACCATCCTGATGACACTCGATGGCAATCTTGTGCAGATCCCGAACTCTACTGTCTACAAAAGCAACCTCCGCAACTTCACCACGAACGTCAACCGGCGCGAGGACTTTGGCGTTGGTATTGGCTACGATGATTCGATCAACGAGGCGCAGGAAATTGCACGGAAAGTGTTGGCGGACCATCCAGCCGTTCTGAACGACCCCGAGCCATCGGTGCTGGTCGAGAGCCTAGAGCCAGTTATTGACTTTGTCTGTAGATTTTTGCGAGGAGTATGGTGA
- a CDS encoding PRC-barrel domain-containing protein produces the protein MTKSKVTNLIGLNMIDQQGRNIGTVADMSVDIETWHLVTLEVNLNRAILDELKLKRPWFGTQAIHIPISEVSSATDNLILKCSLEDLQLSGGESAAESTPAELTAQPRAAHAEDRSITLGSSG, from the coding sequence ATGACAAAATCGAAGGTTACAAATCTGATTGGCCTTAATATGATCGACCAACAAGGTCGTAATATTGGTACCGTTGCCGACATGTCTGTCGATATTGAGACATGGCACTTAGTGACTTTGGAAGTCAATCTCAATCGGGCGATCTTGGACGAGCTGAAGCTCAAGCGGCCTTGGTTTGGAACACAGGCCATTCACATCCCAATTAGCGAGGTATCGAGCGCCACTGACAATCTTATTCTCAAATGCTCGCTGGAAGATCTGCAGCTCTCTGGTGGAGAGTCCGCTGCCGAATCGACTCCTGCCGAGTTGACGGCTCAGCCTCGGGCTGCACATGCCGAAGATCGCTCCATTACCCTGGGTTCATCGGGCTAG